In Paenibacillus sp. BIC5C1, a genomic segment contains:
- a CDS encoding MFS transporter — MNIAFYPYWAAKTLLSLINVIYIMVITTFIYGQTGSVLYAALFPFIQMLARIVAGFTVPLLVNRFAFSRLIVSIPLAKTLLITGIAIAFTDLTAHIPFLLVGTAILSLLDGWESPLINTLTPRLVQGEDLVKANSFLSFSTQTVTIIGYAMTGYIVMYWGASQAFWAATSLSWAVLLLMITISSLTRNIQEKVEKSTSSWNVLTEGWLILWKNRSLRLITFMDLVGGLAGSIWIGAITLAFVKEALGQQEGWWGLINSSYSAGTILGGILAIALASRIQKHLISSMAVGSLLFSLLTITYGLNSLPWLALVLCVLMGPAYQIRDVAQQTAFQRSMPVESLSTVYAAHGIILSTAMSISTVVFGLIADQMGVRLVYLIGGALFIISSLCSFRLNRIKD; from the coding sequence ATGAACATCGCATTTTATCCATATTGGGCTGCCAAAACGCTGCTTTCTCTCATTAATGTTATATATATCATGGTTATTACAACATTTATTTACGGTCAGACTGGGTCTGTCCTTTACGCTGCACTGTTTCCATTCATTCAAATGTTAGCGCGTATCGTCGCAGGCTTTACTGTACCATTGCTTGTGAACCGTTTCGCATTCTCCAGGCTGATTGTTAGCATTCCTTTAGCCAAAACATTGCTGATTACCGGAATCGCCATTGCATTTACCGATCTCACTGCTCATATTCCTTTTCTGCTTGTGGGAACAGCGATCCTCTCGCTCCTGGACGGATGGGAATCTCCATTAATAAACACATTAACTCCACGATTGGTTCAAGGAGAAGATCTGGTGAAGGCGAATAGTTTTCTCTCGTTTTCCACTCAGACCGTGACGATCATTGGATATGCGATGACAGGATACATCGTTATGTACTGGGGGGCTTCACAAGCATTCTGGGCGGCTACAAGCTTATCCTGGGCTGTTCTGCTCTTAATGATTACGATCAGTTCACTTACCCGCAATATTCAGGAGAAAGTCGAGAAATCCACTTCCAGCTGGAATGTATTAACGGAAGGCTGGCTTATTCTTTGGAAAAATCGGTCGCTGCGCCTGATAACGTTCATGGATCTGGTTGGAGGTCTTGCTGGCTCCATCTGGATTGGCGCTATCACGCTTGCTTTTGTGAAAGAAGCTTTGGGCCAACAAGAAGGTTGGTGGGGACTTATCAACTCCAGTTATTCTGCCGGTACCATTCTTGGGGGGATTTTAGCCATCGCCCTAGCCTCTCGCATACAGAAGCACCTAATCTCAAGTATGGCCGTAGGCTCTCTGCTCTTCAGCTTGCTGACCATCACATACGGTTTAAACAGCCTTCCTTGGCTTGCTCTGGTATTGTGTGTGCTTATGGGTCCCGCTTATCAGATCCGAGATGTGGCTCAGCAAACCGCTTTTCAGAGAAGTATGCCCGTCGAATCCTTGTCCACGGTATACGCAGCGCATGGAATTATTCTATCCACTGCCATGAGCATAT